Proteins found in one Streptomyces sp. CB09001 genomic segment:
- a CDS encoding carbohydrate-binding protein: MQVRPVIASVALLGGTLVALSGTSAQAASARYEAETTSAVCTGTIDSDWSGYSGSGFCNGTNAVGAFAEFTVGTPAAGTATLNVRFANGTDGTRAADIMVNGSSVASAAFESTGAWDTWVTKTVTVPVRAGNNTVRLSPTSSAGLPNVDYVDAEVAGDDTTPPPSGSALYVSPNGGAGAAGTESDPTTLTSAIDRVSPGGTIYLRGGTYRYAQTVTVPQGNDGTSGDRTELTAYPGETPVLNFSAQSESSSNRGLAVNGSYWHVEGIVVEHAGDNGIFVGGSNNVFERTVTRFNRDTGLQLSRTTSDTPRDQWPSNNLILSAESHDNADSDGEDADGFAAKLTVGPGNVFRDAVSHNNIDDGWDLYTKSETGPIGAVTIEDSLAYENGTLSDGTQNSSGDRNGYKLGGEDIEVDHVVRRSIAYHNGKHGFTYNSNPGTMTISDNVSVDNAERNFSFDKGTSVFRNNTSCRADDGSNDKTVGDADGSNQFWTGSNGSRCAAYAGALDWSFDAGGTLVVTFGGNRVTP, from the coding sequence ATGCAAGTGAGACCCGTCATCGCGAGCGTCGCCCTGCTGGGCGGCACGCTCGTCGCTCTGTCCGGCACGTCCGCGCAGGCCGCGTCCGCCCGCTACGAGGCCGAAACCACGTCGGCGGTCTGCACCGGCACCATCGACTCCGACTGGTCCGGCTACTCCGGCAGCGGTTTCTGCAACGGCACCAACGCGGTCGGCGCCTTCGCCGAGTTCACGGTGGGCACGCCCGCCGCGGGGACCGCGACGCTGAACGTGCGCTTCGCGAACGGCACCGACGGCACACGGGCCGCGGACATCATGGTGAACGGTTCGAGCGTCGCCTCGGCCGCGTTCGAGTCCACCGGCGCCTGGGACACGTGGGTGACGAAGACCGTCACGGTGCCGGTGCGGGCCGGGAACAACACGGTCAGGCTCAGCCCCACCTCGTCCGCCGGACTGCCGAACGTCGACTACGTCGACGCCGAGGTGGCCGGCGACGACACCACACCGCCGCCGTCCGGCTCCGCACTGTACGTCTCGCCGAACGGCGGCGCCGGCGCGGCCGGGACGGAGTCCGACCCGACCACCCTCACCTCGGCGATCGACCGGGTCTCCCCCGGCGGGACGATCTACCTGCGCGGCGGCACCTACCGGTACGCGCAGACGGTCACCGTCCCGCAGGGCAACGACGGCACCTCGGGCGACCGCACCGAGCTGACCGCCTACCCGGGCGAGACACCGGTGCTGAACTTCTCGGCCCAGTCGGAGAGTTCCTCGAACCGGGGGCTCGCGGTCAACGGTTCGTACTGGCACGTCGAGGGCATCGTCGTCGAACACGCCGGGGACAACGGCATCTTCGTCGGCGGCAGCAACAACGTGTTCGAGCGCACGGTGACGCGGTTCAACCGCGACACCGGGTTGCAGCTCTCGCGGACGACCTCCGACACACCCCGCGACCAGTGGCCGTCCAACAACCTGATCCTCAGCGCGGAGTCGCACGACAACGCCGACTCCGACGGCGAGGACGCCGACGGCTTCGCCGCCAAGCTCACCGTCGGCCCCGGCAACGTCTTCCGCGACGCCGTGTCCCACAACAACATCGACGACGGCTGGGACCTCTACACCAAGTCCGAGACGGGCCCGATCGGCGCGGTCACGATCGAGGACTCCCTGGCCTACGAGAACGGCACCCTCTCCGACGGCACGCAGAACTCCAGCGGCGACCGCAACGGCTACAAGCTCGGCGGCGAGGACATCGAGGTCGACCACGTGGTGCGCCGCAGCATCGCCTACCACAACGGCAAGCACGGGTTCACCTACAACTCGAACCCGGGCACGATGACGATCTCGGACAACGTGAGCGTCGACAACGCCGAGCGCAACTTCTCCTTCGACAAGGGCACTTCGGTGTTCCGGAACAACACCTCGTGCCGCGCCGACGACGGGTCGAACGACAAGACGGTGGGCGACGCCGACGGTTCGAACCAGTTCTGGACCGGCTCGAACGGCTCCCGGTGTGCCGCGTACGCGGGCGCCCTGGACTGGTCCTTCGACGCGGGCGGCACCCTCGTGGTGACCTTCGGCGGCAACCGGGTCACCCCGTAG
- a CDS encoding DUF3152 domain-containing protein, with translation MNERRRPTPPPSSAAGRRRRGGRSRRRRGGRPRLLWPGLAAGAVLVLAGGLALRGASEPAGGPTDTAGASSVTEGSESHRADGTGDAPKDGPTAPPAKETDGTDEDEKGAKGEKYGAGEKYGKYGKGQDQRPDPGSIPSTGPGTFATAEGSGDRVGGSGRTLTYVVQVEDGIGISAPAVAAEVERILADERGWTADGKVGFRRVSGGASDFRVRLATAATVDDICGQYGLDTGGEVNCNVGQDVMVNLKRWLLATKYYADDVTSYRALIINHEVGHFLGHGHEGCPGAGRPAPVMMQQIKGLHGCRTNVWPYDADGRPVTGPALG, from the coding sequence ATGAATGAGCGCCGCCGACCGACTCCCCCACCGTCCTCCGCCGCGGGCCGCCGACGTCGCGGCGGCCGCTCCCGCCGCCGACGGGGCGGCCGTCCCCGCCTGCTGTGGCCGGGGCTCGCGGCGGGGGCCGTCCTGGTGCTCGCCGGCGGGCTGGCCCTCAGGGGGGCCTCGGAACCCGCCGGCGGCCCCACCGACACGGCCGGTGCGTCCTCCGTGACCGAGGGATCCGAGTCGCACCGGGCCGACGGGACGGGGGACGCGCCGAAGGACGGGCCGACCGCCCCACCGGCGAAGGAGACGGACGGGACGGACGAGGACGAGAAGGGCGCGAAGGGCGAGAAGTACGGCGCGGGCGAGAAGTACGGGAAGTACGGGAAGGGGCAGGACCAGAGGCCGGACCCCGGCTCGATTCCGTCGACCGGCCCCGGGACGTTCGCCACCGCGGAGGGAAGCGGCGACCGGGTCGGCGGCAGCGGGCGGACGCTGACGTACGTGGTGCAGGTCGAGGACGGCATCGGGATCTCGGCACCGGCCGTCGCGGCCGAGGTCGAGCGCATCCTGGCCGACGAGCGGGGCTGGACGGCCGACGGGAAGGTGGGGTTCCGGCGGGTGTCCGGCGGCGCGTCCGACTTCCGGGTACGGCTCGCCACGGCGGCGACGGTGGACGACATATGCGGCCAGTACGGCCTGGACACCGGCGGCGAGGTCAACTGCAACGTGGGCCAGGACGTCATGGTCAACCTCAAGCGGTGGCTGCTGGCCACGAAGTACTACGCGGACGACGTGACGTCGTACCGGGCGCTGATCATCAACCACGAGGTCGGGCACTTCCTCGGCCACGGCCATGAGGGCTGCCCCGGGGCGGGGCGTCCGGCGCCGGTGATGATGCAGCAGATCAAGGGGCTGCACGGCTGCCGGACCAATGTCTGGCCCTACGACGCGGACGGCCGCCCCGTCACGGGGCCCGCTCTCGGCTGA
- a CDS encoding response regulator transcription factor, with product MPRVLIIEDDRAVRDGVRLALRRQGHEVAAAATGEDGLEQLRSFRPDAVVLDLMLPGMSGLEVCRRIRVRDQVPIIMATARGDDADIVVGLESGADDYVVKPVRARILDARIRAVLRRVGGTPDDQGTPRTEHHGDLVIDRAGLTITHQGRPVVLGPSELRLLLTLSASAGQVFSRQQLLEAVWEHNYHGDARLVDACVKRLRSKIGESPGSPRYIHTVRGFGYRFGPR from the coding sequence ATGCCACGGGTCCTGATCATCGAAGACGACCGCGCCGTCCGGGACGGCGTGCGACTGGCCCTGCGCCGGCAGGGGCACGAGGTGGCCGCCGCCGCGACCGGCGAGGACGGACTGGAGCAGCTCCGGTCCTTCCGGCCCGATGCCGTGGTCCTCGATCTGATGCTCCCGGGCATGTCCGGCCTCGAGGTGTGCCGCCGCATACGCGTCCGCGACCAGGTGCCGATCATCATGGCCACCGCCCGCGGCGACGACGCCGACATCGTCGTCGGACTGGAGTCCGGAGCCGACGACTACGTCGTCAAACCGGTCCGCGCCCGCATCCTGGACGCCCGCATACGCGCCGTGCTGCGCCGCGTGGGCGGCACGCCGGACGACCAGGGCACACCACGCACCGAACACCACGGCGACCTGGTCATCGACCGGGCCGGGCTGACCATCACCCACCAGGGCCGGCCGGTCGTCCTCGGCCCCTCCGAACTGCGACTGCTGCTCACCCTGTCCGCCTCGGCGGGCCAGGTGTTCAGCCGCCAGCAGCTCCTGGAGGCCGTGTGGGAGCACAACTACCACGGCGACGCGCGGCTCGTGGACGCCTGCGTCAAGCGACTGCGGTCCAAGATCGGTGAGTCCCCGGGCAGCCCGCGCTACATACACACCGTGCGCGGTTTCGGCTACCGGTTCGGACCCCGGTGA
- a CDS encoding HAMP domain-containing sensor histidine kinase has translation MGLRLRLVVTFTLVAVVATVTTGALTFREARTGVLQQSQDTVIEEFRHRVNTLVPNYRFPPDAAGLNSFANDVSRGGRSRQWRVLVAYRDKSATSVPGDSFGELSPAMRESVRSRRATVFQRVSHDGHSALVVGMPVTFAGQYTTERRASGLEVYLTVPQQEEQGYVDALVTAIERATVPALALAVLIALLAARGVLRPVRALRRATRSIAEGRLDTRLAVQGSDELADLSRTFNETAAALEGSVAELRRMEAGARRFAADVSHELRTPLAAMSAVTDVLDEDAAGLDEDTATAVRLISAETTKLAALVDDLMEISRFDAGAAALHLDEIDLAESLRRTLATRGWQDTVETGLPEPGGLRGRVDPRRLDVIVANLVANALRHGAPPVRLDLCAQDDPRAGRQAVVTVRDGGDGIPESVLPHVFDRFYKSADARARSEGSGLGLSIATENVRLHGGTVRAANHPEGGAVFTVVLPLRPDDTADRTPHPAKEDRT, from the coding sequence ATGGGGCTGCGCCTGCGGCTGGTGGTGACCTTCACTCTCGTCGCCGTCGTGGCCACGGTGACCACCGGCGCGCTGACCTTCCGTGAGGCACGCACCGGAGTCCTGCAGCAGAGCCAGGACACGGTGATCGAGGAGTTCCGGCACCGCGTCAACACCCTGGTTCCCAACTACCGGTTCCCGCCCGACGCGGCCGGCCTGAACTCGTTCGCCAACGACGTGTCCAGGGGCGGGCGGTCCCGGCAGTGGCGGGTCCTGGTCGCCTACCGGGACAAGAGCGCGACGTCCGTCCCCGGGGACTCGTTCGGGGAACTGTCCCCGGCGATGCGCGAGTCGGTGCGCTCCCGCCGGGCCACCGTGTTCCAGCGGGTCTCGCACGACGGTCACTCCGCCCTCGTCGTCGGCATGCCCGTCACCTTCGCCGGCCAGTACACCACCGAGCGGCGGGCCTCCGGTCTGGAGGTCTACCTCACCGTGCCGCAGCAGGAGGAGCAGGGCTACGTCGACGCGCTGGTCACCGCGATCGAACGCGCCACCGTGCCCGCCCTGGCCCTGGCCGTCCTGATCGCGCTCCTGGCCGCCCGCGGCGTCCTGCGGCCGGTACGGGCGCTGCGCCGGGCGACCCGGAGCATCGCCGAGGGCCGCCTGGACACCCGGCTCGCGGTGCAGGGCTCCGACGAACTCGCCGATCTCTCCCGCACGTTCAACGAGACCGCCGCCGCACTGGAGGGCTCGGTGGCCGAACTGCGGCGCATGGAGGCCGGCGCCCGCCGCTTCGCCGCGGACGTATCCCACGAACTGCGCACCCCGCTGGCGGCGATGTCCGCGGTCACCGACGTGCTGGACGAGGACGCGGCCGGGCTGGACGAGGACACCGCGACGGCCGTACGCCTGATCAGCGCGGAGACCACGAAGCTGGCCGCGCTCGTGGACGACCTGATGGAGATCTCCCGCTTCGACGCGGGCGCGGCCGCCCTGCACCTGGACGAGATCGACCTCGCCGAGTCCCTGCGCCGCACGCTCGCCACCCGCGGCTGGCAGGACACCGTCGAGACCGGTCTGCCCGAACCGGGCGGGCTGCGCGGCCGGGTCGACCCGCGCCGTCTCGACGTGATCGTGGCGAACCTCGTCGCCAACGCCCTCAGGCACGGCGCGCCCCCGGTCCGCCTGGACCTGTGTGCCCAGGACGACCCCCGGGCCGGGAGACAGGCGGTCGTCACCGTCCGCGACGGCGGGGACGGCATCCCCGAGAGCGTCCTGCCCCATGTCTTCGACCGCTTCTACAAGTCGGCCGACGCCCGCGCCCGGAGCGAGGGCAGCGGCCTCGGGCTGTCCATCGCCACGGAGAACGTACGCCTGCACGGCGGCACCGTCCGGGCGGCCAACCACCCGGAGGGCGGCGCCGTCTTCACGGTCGTCCTGCCGCTGCGCCCGGACGACACGGCGGACCGGACACCGCACCCGGCGAAGGAGGACCGCACATGA